The following are encoded in a window of Bacteroides sp. AN502(2024) genomic DNA:
- a CDS encoding DUF4199 domain-containing protein, which yields MKMTENRSYLQKYAMHFGTCMGIYWILKFILFPLGFRIPFLSLLFVILTLSVPFIGYHYAKTYRDKICGGSIQFSHAILFTVFMYMFASLLVATAHYVYFQFIDHGFIIDSYIQLWDELMANTPALIENKEIIKETIDTARSLTSINITMQLLSWDVFWGSILAIPTALMVMKKAKPEHDGLSLS from the coding sequence ATGAAGATGACAGAGAACAGAAGCTATTTACAAAAATATGCCATGCATTTTGGCACGTGTATGGGAATCTACTGGATACTGAAGTTCATTCTATTTCCGCTGGGATTCCGCATACCTTTCCTTTCGCTTTTATTTGTAATCCTGACATTATCCGTACCTTTCATCGGATATCACTATGCGAAAACGTATCGGGATAAGATTTGCGGGGGAAGTATCCAATTTTCGCATGCCATACTTTTCACCGTATTCATGTATATGTTTGCTTCTCTATTGGTAGCTACGGCCCACTATGTCTATTTCCAATTCATCGATCATGGATTTATCATCGACTCCTATATCCAGCTGTGGGACGAGTTGATGGCCAACACCCCGGCTCTGATAGAAAACAAAGAAATTATAAAAGAAACGATAGATACCGCCCGTTCGCTTACTTCGATCAATATCACCATGCAGCTATTGTCATGGGATGTATTCTGGGGAAGTATCCTGGCCATCCCTACCGCATTGATGGTGATGAAAAAAGCCAAACCGGAACATGACGGACTGTCGCTATCGTAA
- a CDS encoding glycosyltransferase family 2 protein codes for MDISVVIPLFNEEESLPELYAWIERVMQANGFSFEVIFVNDGSTDHSWEVIEKLKAQSEHVKGIKFRRNYGKSPALYCGFAEAEGDVVITMDADLQDSPDEIPELYRMITKDGYDLVSGWKQKRYDPISKTLPTKLFNATARKVSGIKNLHDFNCGLKAYRKEVVKHIEVYGEMHRYIPYLAKNAGFKKIGEKVVHHQARKYGTSKFGLNRFVNGYLDLISLWFLSKFGVKPMHFFGLLGSLMFLLGVISVIIVGASKLYAMSNGLPYRLVTDSPYFYLSLTAMVIGTQLFLAGFLGELISRNAPERNNYQIEKKI; via the coding sequence ATGGATATATCAGTTGTAATCCCATTATTCAATGAAGAAGAGTCGCTACCCGAACTCTATGCTTGGATAGAACGGGTCATGCAAGCCAACGGATTCTCATTCGAAGTGATTTTCGTCAACGATGGAAGTACCGACCATTCATGGGAAGTGATTGAAAAGCTTAAAGCACAATCGGAACATGTAAAAGGGATCAAATTCCGCCGCAATTATGGTAAATCACCGGCACTCTACTGCGGATTCGCTGAAGCGGAAGGAGACGTAGTCATCACCATGGATGCTGACCTGCAAGACAGCCCGGATGAAATCCCCGAGCTGTACCGGATGATTACCAAGGATGGCTACGACCTGGTGTCCGGCTGGAAGCAAAAGAGATACGATCCTATTTCGAAGACACTGCCGACCAAGTTGTTTAATGCGACCGCCCGAAAAGTGTCGGGCATCAAAAACCTGCACGATTTCAACTGTGGCTTAAAAGCGTATCGAAAAGAGGTTGTAAAGCATATCGAGGTCTATGGCGAAATGCACCGTTATATCCCTTATCTGGCAAAGAACGCCGGATTCAAGAAAATCGGTGAAAAGGTGGTACACCACCAGGCGCGTAAATACGGCACCAGCAAATTCGGTCTAAACCGTTTTGTGAATGGATATCTGGATTTGATTTCCCTGTGGTTCCTTTCCAAATTCGGAGTTAAGCCGATGCATTTCTTCGGACTGCTGGGATCATTGATGTTCCTGCTCGGTGTGATTTCAGTCATCATCGTAGGTGCCAGCAAACTATACGCCATGTCCAACGGTCTCCCCTATCGACTGGTAACCGACTCTCCTTATTTCTATCTGTCACTTACGGCAATGGTGATAGGTACGCAATTATTCCTGGCCGGATTCTTGGGCGAACTAATCTCGCGCAATGCACCCGAACGGAATAACTATCAGATAGAAAAGAAAATTTGA